The following coding sequences lie in one Mustelus asterias chromosome 8, sMusAst1.hap1.1, whole genome shotgun sequence genomic window:
- the serpinc1 gene encoding antithrombin-III isoform X1, protein MLSPCSRRGVGTTLVIIDRMELLALLLSAALVGAIDPTTSSDNDLSHCNIKLKDVPGQPMCVYRTPDKKVESTAAGATQPESRVLPENTNPRVWELSRANSRFAFDFYKQLSKSKSNGENIFLSPLSISTAFAMTKLGACGETLRQLMEVFKFDSITEKTSDQVHYFFAKLNCRLYRKANKSSELVSANRLFGDKSLTYNETFQNISEAVYRAKLIPVNFKENTKTARKIINSWVANKTEGLIRDVIPPDAITPFTTLVIVNAIYFKGLWKSMFEKKRTVTKEFERIANGHCQVPMMQQQGSFRFGKFSKDAVKVIELPYKGDDVTMVLILPTAEGGLGVLEEQLTHDKVVGWLSQLSMTDVDLSLPRFRVEDSFSLTDKLKQMGLVDLFNPEKADLPGLVEGFYNNFYVSDAFHKAFLEVNEEGSEAAAATAVMVMGRSLRPSMEIFNANRPFLLLIREVAINAIIFMGRISDPCVESQ, encoded by the exons GATGGAACTCCTTGCCTTGTTGCTCTCTGCAGCACTAGTGGGGGCGATAGATCCTACCACTTCCTCTGATAATGACCTGTCCCACTGCAACATCAAACTCAAGGACGTCCCAGGGCAACCGATGTGTGTCTATCGTACGCCAGACAAGAAAGTCGAGTCCACAGCAGCAGGGGCAACACAGCCCGAGTCCAGGGTACTTCCTGAGAACACCAACCCTCGGGTCTGGGAACTGTCCAGGGCCAACAGCAGATTCGCCTTTGATTTCTACAAACAGCTCAGCAAGTCGAAGTCCAATGGGGAGAATATCTTCCTATCGCCCCTGAGCATCTCCACAGCTTTCGCCATGACCAAACTTGGAGCATGTGGGGAAACCCTGAGGCAACTCATGGAG GTCTTCAAATTCGACAGCATCACGGAGAAGACGTCAGACCAGGTTCACTACTTTTTCGCCAAACTCAACTGCCGCCTGTATCGGAAAGCCAACAAGTCCTCAGAGCTGGTGTCAGCAAACCGCCTCTTTGGTGACAAGTCTCTGACGTACAACGAAACATTCCAGAATATCAGCGAGGCAGTGTACCGGGCCAAACTCATCCCGGTCaacttcaag GAAAACACAAAAACAGCCAGAAAAATCATCAACTCTTGGGTGGCCAACAAGACCGAGGGACTGATCAGGGATGTCATCCCTCCAGATGCGATTACACCCTTCACCACCCTGGTCATTGTTAACGCAATCTACTTTAAG GGTCTGTGGAAATCAATGTTTGAGAAGAAGAGGACGGTGACAAAGGAATTTGAGAGAATAGCTAACGGCCATTGCCAAGTCCCCATGATGCAGCAGCAGGGCTCCTTCCGTTTtggcaaattctccaaggatGCGGTGAAGGTGATCGAGCTCCCGTACAAGGGGGACGATGTGACCATGGTGCTGATTCTCCCCACGGCAGAAGGGGGCCTGGGGGTGCTGGAAGAACAGTTGACCCACGATAAGGTGGTGGGGTGGCTCAGCCAGCTGAGTATGACGGACGTCGATCTCTCATTGCCCCGGTTCCGGGTCGAGGATTCTTTCAGTCTGACCGACAAGCTGAAGCAGATGGGCCTGGTCGACCTCTTCAACCCTGAGAAAGCCGATTTGCCAG GGCTAGTTGAAGGGTTCTATAACAACTTTTATGTCTCAGATGCGTTCCATAAAGCCTTCCTGGAG GTGAATGAGGAAGGTAGTGAAGCAGCAGCAGCCACAGCCGTGATGGTGATGGGCCGGTCATTGCGGCCCAGCATGGAGATCTTCAATGCCAACCGTCCATTTCTCCTGCTGATTCGAGAAGTTGCCATCAATGCCATCATCTTCATGGGGAGAATATCTGACCCATGTGTTGAATCACAGTGA
- the serpinc1 gene encoding antithrombin-III isoform X2 — protein MELLALLLSAALVGAIDPTTSSDNDLSHCNIKLKDVPGQPMCVYRTPDKKVESTAAGATQPESRVLPENTNPRVWELSRANSRFAFDFYKQLSKSKSNGENIFLSPLSISTAFAMTKLGACGETLRQLMEVFKFDSITEKTSDQVHYFFAKLNCRLYRKANKSSELVSANRLFGDKSLTYNETFQNISEAVYRAKLIPVNFKENTKTARKIINSWVANKTEGLIRDVIPPDAITPFTTLVIVNAIYFKGLWKSMFEKKRTVTKEFERIANGHCQVPMMQQQGSFRFGKFSKDAVKVIELPYKGDDVTMVLILPTAEGGLGVLEEQLTHDKVVGWLSQLSMTDVDLSLPRFRVEDSFSLTDKLKQMGLVDLFNPEKADLPGLVEGFYNNFYVSDAFHKAFLEVNEEGSEAAAATAVMVMGRSLRPSMEIFNANRPFLLLIREVAINAIIFMGRISDPCVESQ, from the exons ATGGAACTCCTTGCCTTGTTGCTCTCTGCAGCACTAGTGGGGGCGATAGATCCTACCACTTCCTCTGATAATGACCTGTCCCACTGCAACATCAAACTCAAGGACGTCCCAGGGCAACCGATGTGTGTCTATCGTACGCCAGACAAGAAAGTCGAGTCCACAGCAGCAGGGGCAACACAGCCCGAGTCCAGGGTACTTCCTGAGAACACCAACCCTCGGGTCTGGGAACTGTCCAGGGCCAACAGCAGATTCGCCTTTGATTTCTACAAACAGCTCAGCAAGTCGAAGTCCAATGGGGAGAATATCTTCCTATCGCCCCTGAGCATCTCCACAGCTTTCGCCATGACCAAACTTGGAGCATGTGGGGAAACCCTGAGGCAACTCATGGAG GTCTTCAAATTCGACAGCATCACGGAGAAGACGTCAGACCAGGTTCACTACTTTTTCGCCAAACTCAACTGCCGCCTGTATCGGAAAGCCAACAAGTCCTCAGAGCTGGTGTCAGCAAACCGCCTCTTTGGTGACAAGTCTCTGACGTACAACGAAACATTCCAGAATATCAGCGAGGCAGTGTACCGGGCCAAACTCATCCCGGTCaacttcaag GAAAACACAAAAACAGCCAGAAAAATCATCAACTCTTGGGTGGCCAACAAGACCGAGGGACTGATCAGGGATGTCATCCCTCCAGATGCGATTACACCCTTCACCACCCTGGTCATTGTTAACGCAATCTACTTTAAG GGTCTGTGGAAATCAATGTTTGAGAAGAAGAGGACGGTGACAAAGGAATTTGAGAGAATAGCTAACGGCCATTGCCAAGTCCCCATGATGCAGCAGCAGGGCTCCTTCCGTTTtggcaaattctccaaggatGCGGTGAAGGTGATCGAGCTCCCGTACAAGGGGGACGATGTGACCATGGTGCTGATTCTCCCCACGGCAGAAGGGGGCCTGGGGGTGCTGGAAGAACAGTTGACCCACGATAAGGTGGTGGGGTGGCTCAGCCAGCTGAGTATGACGGACGTCGATCTCTCATTGCCCCGGTTCCGGGTCGAGGATTCTTTCAGTCTGACCGACAAGCTGAAGCAGATGGGCCTGGTCGACCTCTTCAACCCTGAGAAAGCCGATTTGCCAG GGCTAGTTGAAGGGTTCTATAACAACTTTTATGTCTCAGATGCGTTCCATAAAGCCTTCCTGGAG GTGAATGAGGAAGGTAGTGAAGCAGCAGCAGCCACAGCCGTGATGGTGATGGGCCGGTCATTGCGGCCCAGCATGGAGATCTTCAATGCCAACCGTCCATTTCTCCTGCTGATTCGAGAAGTTGCCATCAATGCCATCATCTTCATGGGGAGAATATCTGACCCATGTGTTGAATCACAGTGA